Within the Methylophaga thalassica genome, the region CAGTCATCTGCAACTGAATACCGATACGGCTATTGATGTTGTGTTTAATGGCAAACAACGCCTGATTCATCTCAATCAGGGTGAAGTGTTTATTTCTACGGGTCATGCCGCCGAGTTTGTTAATCAGCCATTTATTCTGATGACGGCACAAGGTCAGATAGAAGCACTGGGCACCCAATTTAATGTTAGACAAGACGCCAATGTCACCGAAGTAACCGTAATTCAGGACCGTGTGTTAATCCATCACGCTCAGCAGCAACTCACTTTAAACGCAGGTGAAAGAATGCGTTTTAATGAGCATCAACTTGCAGAGAAAGTGACAGCGGATCCGACCATCACCAGTTGGAGACAACATAAACTGGTCGCCGAACAAATGCCGGTGTCACAATTCATTAATGAGCTATCACGTTATCGCTCAGGCATTTTACGCTGTGATGACGCGGTCGCCGATCTGAAGGTTAGCGGGGTTTTTCCACTCAATGACACGGATAAAGCCTTGCAACAAATGGCACAGGCCCTCCCCGTCTCGATTCATTCACGCACACGCTATTGGGTCACAATTGTGCCGAGAGAAACAAGTCTATGACACAGCCTCTCACTAAAACCGACCCGATCAATCAAGCTTGTATTTGGGCGGCACGACTGTGGGCAGATGATGCATCTGAGCAGGATAAGCATAACTTTCAGCAGTGGCTTGAAGCTGACCCTATTCATGAAAAAGCATGGCAACAAGTGTTAAACCTGCAACAGCAATTTAACGCGGTGCCCGACAGACATGTCGGCAGCAAAGTTTTACAACATCGTAGCGGTATCAGTCGTCGCCAACTGCTAACAGTGGCTGGTGTTGGCATCGGTGTCGGAGCAATCAGCATGGATCGCTGGTTGCCTTCACAGGTGAATGGCACTTCTTATGTCACGGCCAAAGGCGAGATTCGTCATTGGCAATTAAGCGATGGCACCACATTAGCACTCAATACGGACAGCAAGGTTGATGTTCAATTTGACGCTGTCTCTCGTAAAATCATTTTACTTCATGGTGAAATCTCGATTGATACCGGTAAAGATGCCCGGCCTCTGTCAATTGTTAGTCGCGATGGTGTTATAGAGCCACTGGGAACACGTTTCAATGTGCAGCAATCTGAGTTAGAAACACAGTTAACGGTCTTTGAAGGTCGGGTGAGAATCACACCAACAGAAACACCTGACTTACATACCATAGTTCCTGCTGGTGAAGGTGTTAACTTTTCAGCAGTCCAAATCGCTCAGCCGTTCCAGGCGGATCCTATCTCGAGCTTATGGCAGGAAGGTAAACTCGCGGTAGCAGATATGCCGTTAAATGAGTTTGTCCAACAGCTAGCCAGATACCGCACAGGTATTGTTCGCGTTAGCCCCGAACTCAATCGTTTAACGATTACCGGTATTTTTTCTGTACAAGATAGTGATCGCGTGCTGGAAAAGCTCACTGAAATTTTGCCTGTCAGAGTCAGCTACTTCACTCCTTACTGGGTCAGTATCAAACCACTGACGTCCTAATTTTTCTGTGGTTAACGACTTTCTTAGCTAATCACACCCGTTAAATTTCCCCAATAAAAACAAATGGATAATCACTTCACATGGATCAGCTCGCCTAACAATCAGTTAATGCGAATAATTATTATTACGGGTTTTCACTCCACATTCGGTATTACAAGTACAAACCATATTTACTGACTAATACTGAAGGAACTGAAACATGCCGTTACGTCGTTTCTTGCGACTACCCACTTTATTCATAACGCTTAATATGTGTGCTGCCACAGGTTTGTTCGCCGGTGTCAGCCAATGCGTTTATGCACAAGACAGCAACACGGATGTTCAGTCTTTTTCTTTATCTGCAGGCAGCCTGGATCAGGTTTTACGTCAATTTGGTCTCAATGCCGGTATTGCCTTGTATGTTGACTCCTCTCTGGTCAATCACCAGCACAGCAATGGATTGGTGGGTGACTATAGCGCTCAACAAGGCCTGCAAACCTTGCTGGCTGGCACTGGACTCACTGCCGTTAAACAACCTGACGGCAGCTTCCGTATCGAACCTGTACCCACACTGACCTTATCTGAAGATGAAAGCAGCGTGGATTTAGGCAAAATCGACATTGTGGGTGACACACTACTTTTTACTCAAGACACCATTGGTTACAACGATGTGTTTGATAAAAATATCTCCAGCACCTATGTCGGCAAAGAGGAGTTAGAGCGATTCAAAGGTTCATCACCCGCCGATATGCTCAGTGGCATGCTCAATGTTTATAGCGCCGATGCCCGAAACAGTGGCGGGATTGATCCGAATATCCGAGGCATTCAAGGCCCTGGCCGTGTGCCACTCACAATCGATGGTACCGAGCAGGCCATTACTATCTGGCGTGGTTACAACGGTGCCAATAACCGGAGTTATATCGACCCCAACCTCATCGGCAATATCAAAGCGATCAAAGGCCCCAACCTGGAACGTAATGTCCATAGCGGCATTGGTGGTGCCATCGTAGCAAATACGCTCACGGTGGATGACATTCTAAAACCAGGTGAAGCATTTGGCGGTGAGCTCAAACTCGAAGGTAGCAATAATGCCGTGGATGCAAATGTGCCCCGTTTATCCAGCGGTCAGTCCTACACAGATATTCCCGGTTTTGATGCTCAAGGTGATATCTACGATCCAACGCTTTATGTCGAACCTCATTCTGGTGGGCAAAACTACTTCGCTGACTATGCCTATCGTCTGGCCGTTGGTACGCGTCAGGAAAAATTTGATCTGATGGGGGCTTACGCTTATCGCAAAAAAGGTAACCATTTTGCCGGTAAACATCAGGATGGTTTCTACTCCCGCGGCTCAGATAATCTTCAAGACAATATGATTCCGGACTTGGCAAATATCTATAAGCCAGGAGATGAATTACCCAACACCTCCAGTGAAATGGAATCCTGGTTAGCCAAAGCCAAACTCAAATTCAGTGATGTTGAGAGCCTGTCATTCGGATATCGGGATACCTCTACTACCTATGGTGAAATATTCCCGTCACGTATTTCATGGGAAAGAGCCGTCGATGAAGGCGTACCACAATGGCCATTAAGTGAGGTCAAAGCTAAAGCGTACAACGTCGAATACGAACTTAACCCTGAAACCAATCGCTGGGTCGACTTTTACGCGAGTGTATGGAGAACGGATACCGTCAGTGATACCTATACTGGTGGCGGTTACCCCAATGAGCCTTATGACCGAAATGCTTCTGGTGATACTCGCTTGCGGAATACGGCAATCAGAAATGCCAAAGAAGATCGTAAAGGCGTCACCTTAAGCAATACCTTTGCTTTGATGGATAACCTCGATCTGACCGTGGGCGGCCGTTATCAGCATGAAAAATTACGTTCTGATGATCGTTATGATCCGACGGGTGGATTTCGAATGTATCCGAAAGCTGGACGTCGGCAGGAAAAAGAAATGAACTTCAACTTTGCCTGGAAACCGACACACTTTATTAGTGTGGATGCCGGTATGCGTTATTCCTCTTTCTGGACATTTGATGATTTTCGTAAAAGCCAATTGGATGCAGGTAACACCAGCCTCAATAGTTATGCGCCTACGATAGGAAGAACCATCCACGTTGAATATGACAAGGTTCTTACCCGAGCTGATGTCGAATCAGACATACAGTTCCAGGAGGATAATCGTGCTTTCTTAGAGATGTTTGGTCAGGACGTAGACGCAAACATTCAAGCAATTCTAGATACCGTCGGCACGACGCAAACAGCATCCTCTGAGAGCGTCTGGAAAGTCGGTAAAGATGGCAAATATTATAGAAATAATCATCCCTGTTTAACGATAGAAGCCAATGTCACGGCTTGTCATAGCGGGGCGGAGGTCATTGGCAATGTACAAACTATTAAAAAGGTGAAACACCTTAAAGGGGATGGTTGGGCTCCGGTACTGTCGGTTGCGATGGATCTGAATGACGATAGTCGCATTTATGCTCGCCACAGCCAAGCTTATCGTTTCCCCAGTTTATTTGAAAATACCATTAGTTTTTCAGCCTCACTACCTAACCCGGATTACGAGTTAAAACCAGAACATATATATAACTAC harbors:
- a CDS encoding FecR domain-containing protein gives rise to the protein MSASPYPSSDIIETAASWMARLWAEDASPEDKQACEHWRKQSPEHEQAWQVLISMSERFERLPKHAANSALLTSKQNSRRQFLQWVGIFIGSASVGFSIHKTDVWQQAMSDYSTGIGETREVHLADGSHLQLNTDTAIDVVFNGKQRLIHLNQGEVFISTGHAAEFVNQPFILMTAQGQIEALGTQFNVRQDANVTEVTVIQDRVLIHHAQQQLTLNAGERMRFNEHQLAEKVTADPTITSWRQHKLVAEQMPVSQFINELSRYRSGILRCDDAVADLKVSGVFPLNDTDKALQQMAQALPVSIHSRTRYWVTIVPRETSL
- a CDS encoding FecR domain-containing protein, with the translated sequence MTQPLTKTDPINQACIWAARLWADDASEQDKHNFQQWLEADPIHEKAWQQVLNLQQQFNAVPDRHVGSKVLQHRSGISRRQLLTVAGVGIGVGAISMDRWLPSQVNGTSYVTAKGEIRHWQLSDGTTLALNTDSKVDVQFDAVSRKIILLHGEISIDTGKDARPLSIVSRDGVIEPLGTRFNVQQSELETQLTVFEGRVRITPTETPDLHTIVPAGEGVNFSAVQIAQPFQADPISSLWQEGKLAVADMPLNEFVQQLARYRTGIVRVSPELNRLTITGIFSVQDSDRVLEKLTEILPVRVSYFTPYWVSIKPLTS
- a CDS encoding TonB-dependent receptor; amino-acid sequence: MPLRRFLRLPTLFITLNMCAATGLFAGVSQCVYAQDSNTDVQSFSLSAGSLDQVLRQFGLNAGIALYVDSSLVNHQHSNGLVGDYSAQQGLQTLLAGTGLTAVKQPDGSFRIEPVPTLTLSEDESSVDLGKIDIVGDTLLFTQDTIGYNDVFDKNISSTYVGKEELERFKGSSPADMLSGMLNVYSADARNSGGIDPNIRGIQGPGRVPLTIDGTEQAITIWRGYNGANNRSYIDPNLIGNIKAIKGPNLERNVHSGIGGAIVANTLTVDDILKPGEAFGGELKLEGSNNAVDANVPRLSSGQSYTDIPGFDAQGDIYDPTLYVEPHSGGQNYFADYAYRLAVGTRQEKFDLMGAYAYRKKGNHFAGKHQDGFYSRGSDNLQDNMIPDLANIYKPGDELPNTSSEMESWLAKAKLKFSDVESLSFGYRDTSTTYGEIFPSRISWERAVDEGVPQWPLSEVKAKAYNVEYELNPETNRWVDFYASVWRTDTVSDTYTGGGYPNEPYDRNASGDTRLRNTAIRNAKEDRKGVTLSNTFALMDNLDLTVGGRYQHEKLRSDDRYDPTGGFRMYPKAGRRQEKEMNFNFAWKPTHFISVDAGMRYSSFWTFDDFRKSQLDAGNTSLNSYAPTIGRTIHVEYDKVLTRADVESDIQFQEDNRAFLEMFGQDVDANIQAILDTVGTTQTASSESVWKVGKDGKYYRNNHPCLTIEANVTACHSGAEVIGNVQTIKKVKHLKGDGWAPVLSVAMDLNDDSRIYARHSQAYRFPSLFENTISFSASLPNPDYELKPEHIYNYEIGYVHNLAGLVDADYVDLKLSYFYNRTENVIERDPNMNFSNLEKQTLEGIEFQGRYDNGGFFTNLNLAYNFENEVCDESSAVVLDYRSTSDCVEDGFVGGYLVSMAMPEYTANWTLGRRFFNRKLELGSRVTYYYKHQDKFESNYRDPSDITFFANTPLSWDTILLFDAYASYQLNDDISVELTGTNLSNEYYLDPMSRSAIPAPGRTFKLSLTAKF